The proteins below come from a single Balaenoptera musculus isolate JJ_BM4_2016_0621 chromosome 1, mBalMus1.pri.v3, whole genome shotgun sequence genomic window:
- the ZC3H12A gene encoding endoribonuclease ZC3H12A isoform X1, translating to MSLWELEDGHSCQGTPRPAQESTAEEARTAELQMKVDFFRKLGYSSAEIHSVLQKLGVQADTNTVLGELVKHGSAAERERQASPDPCPQLPLVPRGGGNPKAPILEPSPPEEDKEGSDLRPVVIDGSNVAMSHGNKEVFSCRGILLAVNWFLERGHTDITVFVPSWRKEQPRPDVPITDQHILRDLEKKKILVFTPSRRVGGKRVVCYDDRFIVKLAFESDGIVVSNDTYRDLQGERQEWKRFIEERLLMYSFVNDKFMPPDDPLGRHGPSLDNFLRKKPLMAEHRKQPCPYGRKCTYGIKCRFFHPERPSRPQRSVADELRANALLSPPRPPSKEKSGRRPSPSSQPGSLPTEHEQCSPDGKKLGAQSSPGTHGEGLTQTFTPAGRSLPPSGGSGSSFGPSDWFPQTLDSLPYTSQDCLDSGIGSLESQMSELWGVRGGGPAEPGPPRGPYAGYRPYGAELPATPAFSAFSRTMGAGHFSVPADYAPPPAAFPPREYWSEPYQLPPPTPVPQEPRVPGPGADRGPWGGAGSLAKERASVYTKLCGVFPPHLVEAVMGRFPQLLDPQQLAAEILSYKSQHLKTAFPQDGCAACCRKGHPGDLPAH from the exons ATGAGTCTGTGGGAGCTTGAAGACGGCCACAGCTGCCAAGGGACCCCCAGGCCGGCCCAGGAGTCCACGGCTGAGGAGGCAAGGACTGCAGAGCTGCAGATGAAGGTTGACTTCTTCCGGAAGCTGGGCTACTCATCTGCTGAGATCCACAGTGTCCTGCAGAAGCTGGGGGTCCAGGCAGACACCAACACTGTGCTGGGCGAGCTGGTGAAACATGGGTCAGCGGCCGAGCGGGAGCGCCAGGCATCGCCGGACCCCTGCCCTCAGCTGCCTCTGGTCCCCCGGGGTGGGGGCAACCCCAAGGCCCCCATCCTGGAGCCCTCTCCCCCCGAGGAGGACAAGGAGGGCAGTGACCTGAGGCCTGTGGTCATCGATGGGAGCAACGTGGCTATGAG ccacGGGAACAAGGAGGTCTTCTCTTGCCGGGGTATCCTCCTGGCAGTGAACTGGTTTCTGGAGCGGGGCCACACAGACATCACAGTGTTTGTACCATCTTGGAGGAAAGAGCAGCCTCGGCCCGATGTGCCCATCACAG ACCAGCATATCCTGCGGGACCTGGAGAAGAAGAAGATCCTGGTGTTCACGCCGTCGAGGCGCGTGGGCGGCAAGCGCGTGGTCTGCTATGACGACCGCTTCATCGTGAAGCTGGCCTTCGAGTCCGACGGCATCGTGGTCTCTAATGACACTTACCGGGACCTCCAGGGCGAGCGGCAGGAGTGGAAGCGCTTCATCGAGGAGCGGCTGCTCATGTACTCCTTCGTCAACGACAA GTTCATGCCCCCTGATGACCCCTTGGGCCGTCACGGGCCGAGCCTGGACAACTTCCTGCGTAAGAAGCCACTCATGGCCGAGCACAGGAAGCAACCGTGTCCCTATG GGAGGAAATGCACCTATGGGATAAAGTGCCGATTCTTCCACCCCGAGCGGCCAAGCCGGCCCCAGCGCTCCGTGGCTGACGAGCTCCGTGCCAACGCCCTCCTCTCGCCCCCCAGGCCGCCAAGCAAGGAGAAAAGTGGCCGGCGGCCTTCACCTTCCTCTCAGCCCGGCTCTCTGCCAACAGAGCATGAGCAGTGCAGCCCGGATGGGAAGAAGTTGGGGGCCCAGTCATCCCCGGGAACCCACGGGGAAGGCCTGACACAGACCTTCACCCCGGCAGGCAGGAGCCTCCCACCTAGtgggggcagtggcagcagcTTTGGGCCCTCAGACTGGTTCCCGCAGACCCTGGACTCTCTCCCGTATACCTCCCAGGATTGCCTGGACTCAGGCATTGGCTCCCTGGAGAGCCAGATGTCAGAACTCTGGGGGGTTCGAGGAGGCGGCCCTGCTGAGCCGGGCCCACCTCGGGGCCCTTACGCCGGCTACCGCCCCTATGGGGCCGAGCTCCCCGCCACTCCGGCCTTCTCTGCCTTCAGCCGGACCATGGGTGCTGGCCACTTCAGCGTCCCTGCTGACTACGCACCCCCGCCGGCTGCCTTTCCACCTCGAGAGTACTGGTCTGAGCCATACCagctgcccccacccaccccagtccCGCAGGAGCCCCGGGTGCCGGGCCCAGGGGCTGACAGGGGCCCCTGGGGCGGGGCAGGCAGCCTGGCCAAGGAGCGAGCCAGCGTGTACACCAAGCTGTGTGGCGTCTTCCCCCCGCACCTGGTGGAGGCCGTGATGGGGCGCTTCCCGCAGCTCCTGGACCCCCAGCAGCTAGCCGCCGAGATCCTCTCCTACAAGTCCCAGCACCTCA aaactgCCTTCCCACAGGACGGCTGTGCAGCATGTTGTAGGAAAGGCCACCCCGGTGATCTCCCTGCACATTag
- the ZC3H12A gene encoding endoribonuclease ZC3H12A isoform X2 has protein sequence MSLWELEDGHSCQGTPRPAQESTAEEARTAELQMKVDFFRKLGYSSAEIHSVLQKLGVQADTNTVLGELVKHGSAAERERQASPDPCPQLPLVPRGGGNPKAPILEPSPPEEDKEGSDLRPVVIDGSNVAMSHGNKEVFSCRGILLAVNWFLERGHTDITVFVPSWRKEQPRPDVPITDQHILRDLEKKKILVFTPSRRVGGKRVVCYDDRFIVKLAFESDGIVVSNDTYRDLQGERQEWKRFIEERLLMYSFVNDKFMPPDDPLGRHGPSLDNFLRKKPLMAEHRKQPCPYGRKCTYGIKCRFFHPERPSRPQRSVADELRANALLSPPRPPSKEKSGRRPSPSSQPGSLPTEHEQCSPDGKKLGAQSSPGTHGEGLTQTFTPAGRSLPPSGGSGSSFGPSDWFPQTLDSLPYTSQDCLDSGIGSLESQMSELWGVRGGGPAEPGPPRGPYAGYRPYGAELPATPAFSAFSRTMGAGHFSVPADYAPPPAAFPPREYWSEPYQLPPPTPVPQEPRVPGPGADRGPWGGAGSLAKERASVYTKLCGVFPPHLVEAVMGRFPQLLDPQQLAAEILSYKSQHLSE, from the exons ATGAGTCTGTGGGAGCTTGAAGACGGCCACAGCTGCCAAGGGACCCCCAGGCCGGCCCAGGAGTCCACGGCTGAGGAGGCAAGGACTGCAGAGCTGCAGATGAAGGTTGACTTCTTCCGGAAGCTGGGCTACTCATCTGCTGAGATCCACAGTGTCCTGCAGAAGCTGGGGGTCCAGGCAGACACCAACACTGTGCTGGGCGAGCTGGTGAAACATGGGTCAGCGGCCGAGCGGGAGCGCCAGGCATCGCCGGACCCCTGCCCTCAGCTGCCTCTGGTCCCCCGGGGTGGGGGCAACCCCAAGGCCCCCATCCTGGAGCCCTCTCCCCCCGAGGAGGACAAGGAGGGCAGTGACCTGAGGCCTGTGGTCATCGATGGGAGCAACGTGGCTATGAG ccacGGGAACAAGGAGGTCTTCTCTTGCCGGGGTATCCTCCTGGCAGTGAACTGGTTTCTGGAGCGGGGCCACACAGACATCACAGTGTTTGTACCATCTTGGAGGAAAGAGCAGCCTCGGCCCGATGTGCCCATCACAG ACCAGCATATCCTGCGGGACCTGGAGAAGAAGAAGATCCTGGTGTTCACGCCGTCGAGGCGCGTGGGCGGCAAGCGCGTGGTCTGCTATGACGACCGCTTCATCGTGAAGCTGGCCTTCGAGTCCGACGGCATCGTGGTCTCTAATGACACTTACCGGGACCTCCAGGGCGAGCGGCAGGAGTGGAAGCGCTTCATCGAGGAGCGGCTGCTCATGTACTCCTTCGTCAACGACAA GTTCATGCCCCCTGATGACCCCTTGGGCCGTCACGGGCCGAGCCTGGACAACTTCCTGCGTAAGAAGCCACTCATGGCCGAGCACAGGAAGCAACCGTGTCCCTATG GGAGGAAATGCACCTATGGGATAAAGTGCCGATTCTTCCACCCCGAGCGGCCAAGCCGGCCCCAGCGCTCCGTGGCTGACGAGCTCCGTGCCAACGCCCTCCTCTCGCCCCCCAGGCCGCCAAGCAAGGAGAAAAGTGGCCGGCGGCCTTCACCTTCCTCTCAGCCCGGCTCTCTGCCAACAGAGCATGAGCAGTGCAGCCCGGATGGGAAGAAGTTGGGGGCCCAGTCATCCCCGGGAACCCACGGGGAAGGCCTGACACAGACCTTCACCCCGGCAGGCAGGAGCCTCCCACCTAGtgggggcagtggcagcagcTTTGGGCCCTCAGACTGGTTCCCGCAGACCCTGGACTCTCTCCCGTATACCTCCCAGGATTGCCTGGACTCAGGCATTGGCTCCCTGGAGAGCCAGATGTCAGAACTCTGGGGGGTTCGAGGAGGCGGCCCTGCTGAGCCGGGCCCACCTCGGGGCCCTTACGCCGGCTACCGCCCCTATGGGGCCGAGCTCCCCGCCACTCCGGCCTTCTCTGCCTTCAGCCGGACCATGGGTGCTGGCCACTTCAGCGTCCCTGCTGACTACGCACCCCCGCCGGCTGCCTTTCCACCTCGAGAGTACTGGTCTGAGCCATACCagctgcccccacccaccccagtccCGCAGGAGCCCCGGGTGCCGGGCCCAGGGGCTGACAGGGGCCCCTGGGGCGGGGCAGGCAGCCTGGCCAAGGAGCGAGCCAGCGTGTACACCAAGCTGTGTGGCGTCTTCCCCCCGCACCTGGTGGAGGCCGTGATGGGGCGCTTCCCGCAGCTCCTGGACCCCCAGCAGCTAGCCGCCGAGATCCTCTCCTACAAGTCCCAGCACCTCAGTGAGTAA